Proteins from one Cystobacter ferrugineus genomic window:
- the fabZ gene encoding 3-hydroxyacyl-ACP dehydratase FabZ, with amino-acid sequence MDIQEIQALLPHRYPFLLVDRVVEIVPGQKIVAFKNVTMNEPFFNGHFPGHPVMPGVLILEALAQASAILAYKTENMDPSRSVSYLMSVDGARFRKPVVPGDRLQLNVEVLRHKGAVWKTKGTATVDGAKVAEGEFLATVVDKDKKSGGSTAEAS; translated from the coding sequence ATGGACATCCAGGAGATCCAGGCGCTGCTGCCCCACCGGTATCCGTTCCTCCTGGTGGACCGGGTGGTGGAAATCGTTCCCGGCCAGAAGATCGTGGCCTTCAAGAACGTCACCATGAACGAGCCCTTCTTCAACGGCCATTTCCCGGGACACCCGGTGATGCCGGGCGTGCTCATCCTCGAGGCGCTCGCCCAGGCGTCGGCCATCCTCGCCTACAAGACGGAGAACATGGACCCCTCGCGGTCGGTCTCCTACTTGATGAGCGTGGACGGGGCGCGCTTCCGCAAGCCGGTGGTGCCCGGAGACCGCTTGCAGCTCAATGTCGAGGTGCTGCGCCACAAGGGCGCGGTGTGGAAGACGAAGGGAACGGCCACGGTTGATGGAGCGAAGGTGGCCGAGGGGGAGTTCCTCGCCACCGTCGTGGACAAGGACAAGAAGTCGGGCGGCTCCACCGCCGAGGCGTCCTGA
- the lpxA gene encoding acyl-ACP--UDP-N-acetylglucosamine O-acyltransferase, with protein MAQVHPTAVVHPDARIHETVEIGPYSIIGGKVTIGAGTKVGAHVVIDGRTTLGERNRISPFASVGGVPQDLKYAGEDTQLIIGNGNQIRESATLNIGTVGGGGVTRVGDNNIFMACSHVAHDCVVGSGCVVANSVALAGHVVVEDFVILGGLSAVHQFTRVGKHAFISGGAMVTMDVPPYCTAQGDRAELSGLNVIGLQRHGFSEEQVARIKDAYRILFRSKLALAEAVARLKAELGGQAEIDYLVDFIAQSKRGLTR; from the coding sequence ATGGCGCAGGTTCACCCCACGGCGGTGGTCCACCCCGATGCCCGCATCCACGAGACCGTGGAGATCGGTCCCTACTCCATCATTGGTGGCAAGGTGACGATTGGCGCGGGCACGAAGGTGGGTGCCCACGTCGTCATCGACGGCCGCACCACGCTCGGCGAGCGCAACCGCATCTCTCCCTTCGCCTCCGTGGGGGGCGTGCCGCAGGATCTCAAGTACGCGGGTGAGGACACCCAGCTCATCATCGGCAACGGCAACCAGATCCGCGAGTCCGCCACGCTCAACATCGGCACGGTGGGCGGGGGTGGGGTGACGCGGGTGGGGGACAACAACATCTTCATGGCCTGCAGCCACGTGGCCCATGACTGCGTGGTGGGCAGTGGCTGCGTGGTCGCCAACAGCGTGGCGCTCGCCGGGCACGTGGTGGTGGAGGACTTCGTCATCCTCGGCGGGCTGTCCGCGGTGCACCAGTTCACCCGGGTGGGCAAGCATGCCTTCATCTCGGGGGGCGCCATGGTGACCATGGACGTGCCGCCCTACTGCACGGCGCAGGGCGATCGGGCGGAGCTGTCCGGCCTGAACGTGATTGGCCTGCAGCGCCATGGCTTCAGCGAGGAGCAGGTGGCCCGCATCAAGGATGCCTACCGGATCCTCTTCCGCTCGAAGCTGGCTCTGGCGGAGGCGGTGGCCCGGCTGAAGGCGGAGCTGGGTGGCCAGGCGGAGATCGACTACCTGGTGGACTTCATCGCCCAGAGCAAGCGCGGCCTGACGCGCTGA